From Pleurocapsa sp. PCC 7319:
AATTAGTAATTTTCCGGTTCTAAGATGTCTAAGACTACTCAAATTAGCGAGAAATAAGGGGGAATAGTGCGACTGTTGGGAAAAACTTAAGTCTGCTATGCTGTGCTAATTATCGAGCTTAAGACCTAAATCAGATGGCATCAAGAAAAGCCAATACCCAGTAACGATAAGCTAAATTAGAATTGTTTCATACACTAACTATAGTAAAACAATGAAAAGTCCTGCCAGATAAAGAGTTGATAGAGATTTATTATCGAAAATGCAAAGTAAAATAAAAGGTTAAGTAAAGCGACATCCTCTCTCTGATCTTTGATTGTGAGTCGTGTTAGTTCACAAAAAAAGAGTAGATGAAACTCTGGCGACTTTTTTTGTTTGCCAACTTGAGAAGCGTATATTTTGTTACTCGTTTATTCGCTGTTCATTATAAATACCTAATTTAGTTTATCAAATTAGTACATTTGACGGAGTCAAAATAGCTTATTGGCAATACTTTAGGCTGAATTATTTTCCAGTTTTTTTTATCTAAGTTACGCTTATATTTAGACGCTCTATCTAGAAATCTCGTTTTGAAAGATGTCTCGATTTAAGATACTTGGCGCTCATCTCCGTGGATTTAACGAGTAACACGGGAGGGGATTAAGATAATAAAAAAGTTACCAACGCCCTTCAGGCTGAAGTAATAAGTCAGAAGCTTTTTTCAAGTAAGGAGTAGATCGTAGGTATTAATCAAAAGCTGATTTTATATAGTTTTCAATAGTTAATTGGTAGTTCGCTAAAGTAACTGGCTGACCAATTTTGAGTTGGGTAATTTGCTCAAAATTAAAAGTAGAATTATTAAATCCCTCCTTAAGAGTTTGATAACCAACTAAAGCTACATCAAAGCGACAGGGTAATTCTGCTAATTGGGGATGTTTGGCTAGAAATAAAGATGCAGTTTTCAAGAGTTTCTGCTGTTTGGAGCGGTTAACTGCTAGCAAGCCATTTTCATCCCAGTTATTTTTACTGCGAGTTTTAACTTCCACAAAAGCGATCGCTTTTGTTAGTTTATCTTGGGAAATTAAATCAATTTCTCCCCAACGACAATGCCAATTTCGCTGTAAAAGGTCATAATTCTGTAGCTGTAACCATCGCGCTATTAGTTTTTCTCCTAATGTTCCAATTTCTTTCATCAATCAGCTTTTAAATATAAATAATAGTTATTTATAACTAGAACCATCATAAATTGTCTATTTCGCTACAGTTTAAGAAGAGCATTTTAAGAGAAGTTAAAGTAGTAACTTAACAGTTTTGACTCAGAGCTAACCATGACTGGGAACAGAATTTTTAATCACGACATCATGCACTGTACTCATGATGCTGTGGTTGGTAATTATCTATATTCTGGCAGAGTATTAGGTATGACCGAACCAGATGACCTAATTCAATTACATCCCGATTTGAAATCTCAGTGGACGGCAATTACCTCCCACTACCGCAATATTGGTTTGAGTCACAGCCAAAATCCAATTTGGGATGTCTCTTTTCAGCAATTAAGACAGTATCCAGATTACGAACCATCAGTATTTATCTTTGGCGATGCTCTTCATGAATCTAGCCAAGATGATGATTGGTTTCGCGATCGCAATCAAGACTGGCAAGATGTGGTTGAATATATCAACTCCAAAAACAATTTTATAAGTTTGGCAGAAGAGTTAGACGTGACTGTTCCTTTAACTCTATGCGCTAATAACCAAACGCAATTAAAAGATTTTAGTAATGTTCCTTATCCCTGTTATCTCAAACCCGCTATTTCAGTAGATGGCGTTGGTATTTATCGCTGTGCCACCCCAGATGAATTAGATAGTGCGATCGCTAATTTGGATGAAGATACTCCTCTACAGCTACAACAAGAAGTAATAGCTGATAAATTTCTCAATTTACAGTATCAGGTTAAAAACGAAACGGTTGAACCTCTAGCTGCTACCGAACAAATACTAGATGGTTTTGCTCATCAAGGTAATCGTTACCCCACCGCCTATCAACCTTGGGAATTAATCGAGCCAATGGCAAAATGGATGACCCAAAAAGGCATGAAGGGGATTTTTGCTTTTGATGTGGCTGTTGTAGAAAAAGAAACTGGAGTAGATTACTTTGCTATTGAGTGTAATCCTCGATTTAACGGTGCTTCTTATCCTACGGGAATAGCTCAGAAACTGAACATCAATAGCTGGTCTAGCGAAAATTTCACC
This genomic window contains:
- a CDS encoding ATP-grasp domain-containing protein, producing MTGNRIFNHDIMHCTHDAVVGNYLYSGRVLGMTEPDDLIQLHPDLKSQWTAITSHYRNIGLSHSQNPIWDVSFQQLRQYPDYEPSVFIFGDALHESSQDDDWFRDRNQDWQDVVEYINSKNNFISLAEELDVTVPLTLCANNQTQLKDFSNVPYPCYLKPAISVDGVGIYRCATPDELDSAIANLDEDTPLQLQQEVIADKFLNLQYQVKNETVEPLAATEQILDGFAHQGNRYPTAYQPWELIEPMAKWMTQKGMKGIFAFDVAVVEKETGVDYFAIECNPRFNGASYPTGIAQKLNINSWSSENFTTKYHSLDELDLSGLEYDHTTGIGIIIVNWGSILVGKLGILLAGSISQQDELRKQLKQRLGN
- a CDS encoding YraN family protein, giving the protein MKEIGTLGEKLIARWLQLQNYDLLQRNWHCRWGEIDLISQDKLTKAIAFVEVKTRSKNNWDENGLLAVNRSKQQKLLKTASLFLAKHPQLAELPCRFDVALVGYQTLKEGFNNSTFNFEQITQLKIGQPVTLANYQLTIENYIKSAFD